The following proteins are co-located in the uncultured Draconibacterium sp. genome:
- a CDS encoding OsmC family peroxiredoxin, whose amino-acid sequence MTVRKVKSVWNGTLKDGSGKMDITGYSGPFTFATRFENAKGTNPEELVGAAQSGCYSMFLSALITGEGLNPESIETSASVTLGELDGGPAITNIKLETVVKCEGLSQEKFAELSVVAKEKCPISRLYAGGTASIELDAKLV is encoded by the coding sequence ATGACAGTTAGAAAAGTAAAATCGGTTTGGAATGGTACCTTAAAAGATGGTAGTGGTAAAATGGATATTACCGGTTACAGCGGCCCGTTTACATTTGCAACACGTTTCGAAAATGCAAAAGGAACCAATCCTGAAGAATTGGTTGGCGCGGCACAATCGGGATGTTACTCAATGTTTTTATCGGCACTTATCACCGGCGAAGGATTAAATCCTGAAAGTATTGAAACTTCGGCTTCGGTAACTTTAGGTGAATTAGACGGTGGACCTGCCATTACAAATATTAAACTGGAAACAGTGGTGAAATGTGAAGGACTTTCGCAGGAAAAATTTGCTGAACTCTCGGTTGTGGCTAAAGAGAAATGTCCGATATCAAGATTATATGCCGGCGGTACTGCTTCAATTGAACTGGATGCAAAACTGGTTTAA
- a CDS encoding peroxiredoxin, with product MKSVGEKFPKFKKEAVLADNQFGTISSEDHKKDGKWMVLFFYPKDFTFVCPTELVEFHNNHAKFEELNAVVYGASTDTQEVHLAWKANDPRLSNLAYPMIEDTSKSLSKKLGILQPSKVAYRATFIVDPEGVIQWVNCNNDATGRNVAEVLRALEATQNPGLTGCDWKPGDATL from the coding sequence ATGAAATCAGTAGGAGAAAAATTTCCAAAATTTAAAAAAGAAGCAGTTTTAGCAGACAACCAATTTGGCACTATATCTTCAGAAGATCATAAAAAAGACGGCAAATGGATGGTACTTTTCTTTTATCCAAAAGACTTTACTTTTGTTTGTCCAACCGAGTTGGTTGAGTTCCATAACAACCACGCAAAATTTGAGGAACTTAACGCAGTAGTTTACGGTGCATCAACCGATACTCAGGAAGTTCACCTGGCATGGAAAGCAAACGATCCACGTTTATCGAACCTGGCATATCCGATGATTGAAGACACTTCAAAATCATTGAGCAAAAAATTAGGTATCTTACAACCAAGCAAAGTAGCTTACCGTGCAACATTTATTGTTGATCCTGAAGGAGTAATTCAGTGGGTAAACTGTAACAACGATGCTACCGGCCGTAATGTAGCTGAAGTATTAAGAGCTTTGGAAGCAACTCAAAATCCTGGGTTAACCGGATGCGACTGGAAACCTGGTGATGCTACTCTATAA
- a CDS encoding Gfo/Idh/MocA family oxidoreductase — protein MEEKTNKFSVSRRAFLGTAAAAAAGMTIVPSHAVAGLGHKAPSDKLNILGIGVGGMGFANLKNLESENIIGLVDVDWKYTGGNGVFDRFPKAKKYKDWRIAYDELGKEADGVMVATADHTHAIIAATAMEMGKHAYVQKPLTHTVYESRLLTKLAAKNNLATQMGNQGSSGEGVNLTTEWLANGEIGEVTKVEAFTDRPIWPQGLNTPERGDWVPDTLDWDLFTGPAKMRPYNQVYHPWNWRGWWDYGTGALGDMACHILHPVFVGLELGYPIHTQGNSSLLLQDCAPVSQSVKLTFPARTPKRPWKGMKKNAQLKQVDVYWYDGGIKPMLPEGWPDGKNPNDSGGGVIFHGTKDTLVCGCYGVNPWLLSGRVPEAPKFRRRVETSHEMDWVRACKESPENRVKTASDFSEAGPFNEMVVMGVLGVRLQSLNKELDWDGEKMEFTNLSDSEEIKTVIKDGFKIHDGHPTFAKTWTDPVSAKEFAAELIKHTYRKPWSLPDMPK, from the coding sequence ATGGAAGAAAAAACAAACAAATTTTCGGTTTCCAGAAGAGCATTTCTTGGAACTGCTGCAGCAGCCGCTGCAGGAATGACAATCGTTCCGAGCCATGCAGTAGCAGGCTTAGGGCACAAAGCACCAAGTGACAAATTAAACATCCTCGGTATTGGTGTTGGTGGAATGGGATTCGCTAACCTTAAAAACCTTGAGTCGGAAAATATCATTGGTCTGGTTGATGTTGACTGGAAATATACCGGTGGTAACGGTGTTTTCGATCGTTTCCCAAAAGCTAAAAAGTACAAAGACTGGAGAATTGCTTACGACGAGCTTGGCAAAGAAGCTGACGGTGTAATGGTTGCAACTGCTGACCATACTCACGCAATTATTGCTGCTACAGCCATGGAAATGGGTAAACATGCTTACGTACAAAAACCATTAACTCACACAGTTTACGAATCGCGTTTACTTACAAAACTGGCAGCGAAAAATAATCTTGCCACACAAATGGGTAACCAGGGTTCATCGGGCGAAGGTGTAAACCTTACAACTGAATGGTTGGCAAACGGCGAAATTGGTGAAGTAACAAAAGTGGAAGCTTTTACCGACCGTCCAATCTGGCCACAAGGATTAAACACTCCTGAAAGAGGCGACTGGGTTCCTGATACTTTGGATTGGGACTTGTTTACCGGACCTGCAAAAATGCGTCCATACAACCAGGTTTATCACCCATGGAACTGGCGTGGTTGGTGGGATTACGGTACAGGTGCATTAGGAGATATGGCTTGTCATATTCTTCATCCTGTATTTGTTGGTCTTGAGTTGGGTTATCCAATTCATACGCAAGGAAACTCAAGCTTGTTGTTACAAGACTGTGCTCCTGTTTCACAATCGGTTAAACTTACATTCCCTGCGCGTACTCCAAAACGTCCGTGGAAAGGAATGAAGAAAAATGCCCAATTGAAACAAGTTGATGTATACTGGTACGACGGTGGTATTAAACCAATGCTTCCTGAAGGCTGGCCAGATGGTAAAAATCCAAATGACTCAGGCGGTGGTGTTATTTTCCACGGAACAAAAGACACATTGGTTTGTGGTTGTTACGGAGTAAATCCTTGGTTGTTGTCAGGTCGTGTTCCTGAAGCTCCTAAATTCCGTCGCAGGGTAGAAACCAGCCACGAAATGGATTGGGTACGTGCTTGTAAAGAATCTCCTGAAAACCGCGTTAAAACTGCTTCTGACTTTAGCGAAGCCGGTCCATTTAACGAAATGGTTGTAATGGGAGTACTTGGCGTACGTTTACAGTCGTTAAATAAAGAGTTGGATTGGGATGGCGAAAAAATGGAATTCACGAACCTTAGCGACAGTGAAGAAATTAAAACTGTTATCAAAGACGGTTTCAAAATTCACGACGGTCACCCAACTTTTGCTAAAACTTGGACTGATCCTGTTTCGGCAAAAGAATTTGCTGCTGAATTAATTAAGCATACTTATCGTAAACCTTGGAGTTTACCTGATATGCCTAAATAA
- a CDS encoding FCD domain-containing protein, whose translation MSQEQNTNFFEIVDNRSLVDKVEMNLLNFFKTKNLKPDDLIPKEMELASSMGVSRTVIRESLNRLKTMGIVESIKHKGTVIKSPDFSALLQKSMIPHILDNSTLKDIFELRLVLEIGMADLILKNIKPEDIEELDEIVENEPEFTADVLFEINHEILFHGKLYEITENKTLKNFQRVLLPVFNYAYDSGLVTKPNSTKKHVSHKDLVDVLKKGNATKFRNAMRNHLENHFNRLYD comes from the coding sequence ATGAGCCAAGAACAAAACACAAATTTCTTCGAGATCGTTGATAACAGAAGCTTAGTAGATAAAGTGGAGATGAATCTTTTAAATTTTTTTAAAACGAAAAATTTAAAGCCTGATGATTTAATTCCTAAGGAGATGGAGCTTGCCAGTTCAATGGGAGTTAGCAGGACGGTAATAAGAGAATCGCTAAATCGGCTTAAAACGATGGGAATAGTTGAATCGATAAAACACAAAGGAACCGTTATTAAAAGTCCTGACTTTTCCGCATTGCTTCAAAAATCGATGATTCCGCATATTCTTGACAACAGTACATTAAAGGATATTTTTGAACTTCGTTTGGTACTTGAAATTGGAATGGCAGATTTGATCTTAAAAAATATTAAGCCAGAAGATATTGAGGAGTTAGATGAAATTGTTGAAAATGAGCCCGAATTCACTGCCGATGTTCTCTTCGAAATAAACCATGAAATCCTCTTTCATGGTAAATTATATGAGATTACGGAGAATAAAACACTCAAAAATTTCCAACGTGTTTTGCTCCCTGTGTTCAATTATGCTTATGATAGTGGATTAGTTACCAAACCTAATTCCACGAAAAAGCATGTTTCTCACAAGGATTTGGTGGATGTCCTGAAAAAGGGTAACGCAACTAAATTCAGAAATGCCATGCGCAATCATCTTGAAAACCATTTTAACCGTTTGTACGATTAA
- a CDS encoding SusC/RagA family TonB-linked outer membrane protein: MKKFFRKLFYLTWIVLAILLSGNTFAQRSVSGRIVDSANGESLPGVTIVVSGTTTGTVSNIDGDYRINVPSDSKQLEFSMIGFEKQIITLDAVDVINVSMKTKTTALDEVVVTGYSTQSRAEMTTSVAKLDTKVLASVPRSNAATALQGTIAGLKVTQTTGQPGSTPSLVVRGGTSFDGTGNPLILIDGVPGSFYALNSDDIESMEVLKDAASTAIYGARAANGVILVTTKKGKAGKSNINFKAKFTSNQKRNDPMEYLGAADYVKFNRLGVRAAQDVMGYPWLDVFLTSGQAAATGNNTTNSIYTTMVLTDENKYLLNYEGWQTIDDPVNPGTTLIFQENQMNELFYQESFSQDYSVSFDGGNDRGTYYLGLGYMDDNGLVTGSSFKRISGTFNASYKITENFKVSSNLIYAHSNRNLPFDSDYNLFQRTAGLAPTSRIYNNNPDGSLSTEYQPGTYLGFGNPLYYQDKFIRSNLEERLTGSVQFDYKFLNDFNLTVRGSHFSVNNSNESFDKAYLSSGSLRTERKASASYTRTLRDQITALLNYKKSFKEHNVSALLGTEYFKENYFTFSAATRLSPTDLIYTMNVGSEASGVPYSYKTGYEIASLFGQVNYDFDYKYLFGFTFRYDGASRLGNNKYDFFPGVSAGWNVHNEDFFAKSNIKSTISKVKPRLSYGVNGNIDVLSNFGVFGTYGKTAIYDTQSGYANTQLPLLDLKWERSTTFNMGLDIGFLNDRITLIGDYFIRDVKDKLAGLTLPLWTGFSSITTNNGTLQNKGLELQVNADVIKTNDFRWNLGVTYYSVKNYAKSLPENGVENNRQGGTEIYDPKTGGTMYVGGLQEGERVGLDVITAYVFDGVYQTQADIDEHEGRLVEFATQKDVRFLGDTRWKDLNGDNVINYLDRVVIGRRTPDFTGGFTTELAYKNFSLFMKSDFAIGHNIINGRRVKGIAQTQGNQNGPIEIADSWTTENPTSNIPIFTLVDRQRNHLAAGGDQGSMTSSSSRMWEKGDYLALREVTLSYDLDGKIANNVFQNVRLYLSGSNLAIFNGFSGSSSEESSSGIDSGRFPLPRTYTLGLNVTF; encoded by the coding sequence ATGAAAAAATTCTTTAGAAAATTATTCTATTTAACGTGGATAGTTTTAGCTATTCTACTGAGTGGTAACACATTCGCCCAGAGATCTGTTTCTGGTCGAATTGTGGATTCTGCCAATGGAGAATCGTTGCCTGGAGTTACAATTGTTGTTTCAGGAACAACTACCGGGACCGTAAGTAACATTGATGGGGACTATCGTATCAATGTTCCATCCGACAGCAAACAACTCGAATTCTCAATGATCGGTTTTGAGAAGCAGATAATTACACTTGATGCAGTGGATGTTATTAATGTATCCATGAAAACAAAAACCACAGCCTTAGACGAGGTAGTGGTGACTGGTTACAGTACTCAGTCGCGTGCAGAAATGACCACATCGGTAGCCAAACTCGACACAAAAGTATTGGCCAGTGTACCAAGATCAAATGCCGCAACAGCTCTCCAGGGCACAATTGCCGGGTTGAAGGTTACACAAACTACTGGGCAGCCGGGATCTACTCCAAGTTTAGTAGTACGCGGGGGTACCAGTTTCGACGGAACAGGTAATCCTCTGATACTTATAGATGGTGTGCCGGGATCGTTTTATGCTTTAAATTCCGATGACATTGAATCGATGGAAGTTTTAAAAGATGCTGCTTCAACAGCTATTTACGGAGCAAGAGCAGCCAATGGTGTTATTTTGGTAACGACCAAAAAAGGTAAAGCAGGAAAATCGAACATCAACTTCAAAGCAAAATTTACATCGAATCAAAAAAGAAACGATCCAATGGAATATTTGGGTGCAGCTGATTATGTGAAATTTAACCGACTGGGAGTCAGGGCAGCGCAGGATGTAATGGGTTATCCCTGGCTTGATGTATTCTTAACAAGTGGTCAGGCTGCAGCAACAGGAAACAACACAACCAATTCCATCTACACAACCATGGTCCTCACCGATGAGAACAAATATCTTTTAAATTACGAAGGATGGCAAACGATTGACGATCCGGTGAATCCCGGAACAACTCTTATTTTTCAGGAAAACCAAATGAACGAACTGTTTTACCAGGAGAGTTTTTCTCAGGATTATTCAGTTTCATTTGATGGGGGAAATGATAGAGGAACCTACTATCTTGGTCTTGGATATATGGATGACAACGGCCTCGTAACAGGTTCGTCATTTAAGCGTATCTCCGGAACATTTAATGCCTCCTATAAGATAACAGAGAACTTTAAAGTTTCTTCAAATCTGATTTACGCACATTCAAATCGCAATCTCCCATTCGATAGTGATTATAACTTGTTTCAAAGGACAGCAGGATTAGCACCAACATCGAGAATATACAATAACAATCCCGACGGAAGTCTTTCAACTGAATACCAACCTGGAACATATTTAGGATTTGGTAATCCATTGTATTATCAGGACAAATTTATTAGAAGCAATTTGGAAGAACGACTTACAGGTTCCGTACAGTTTGATTATAAGTTTTTAAACGACTTTAATTTGACTGTTCGTGGAAGTCATTTCTCAGTAAATAATTCGAATGAATCATTTGATAAAGCTTATCTCAGCTCGGGAAGTTTAAGAACAGAAAGAAAAGCATCGGCCTCTTATACACGTACTTTGCGCGACCAAATCACCGCATTGCTGAACTATAAAAAATCGTTTAAAGAACACAATGTAAGTGCTTTGTTAGGAACAGAATATTTCAAAGAAAACTATTTTACCTTTAGTGCAGCCACCAGACTTTCTCCCACTGATTTAATTTACACAATGAATGTTGGATCGGAAGCAAGCGGTGTTCCTTATTCGTACAAAACCGGGTATGAAATCGCTTCACTATTTGGTCAGGTTAACTATGATTTTGATTACAAATACCTGTTCGGATTTACTTTCAGGTACGATGGGGCATCACGATTGGGAAATAATAAATACGATTTCTTCCCCGGAGTTTCTGCGGGTTGGAATGTGCACAATGAAGATTTCTTTGCAAAATCAAATATCAAGTCTACCATCAGTAAAGTTAAACCTCGTTTAAGTTATGGGGTTAACGGGAACATCGATGTTTTGAGCAATTTCGGAGTATTTGGAACATATGGAAAAACAGCTATTTATGATACCCAGTCTGGTTATGCCAATACACAACTTCCTTTGCTCGACCTGAAATGGGAACGTTCAACTACTTTTAACATGGGTTTGGATATTGGATTTTTGAATGACAGGATAACACTCATCGGAGACTACTTTATTCGTGATGTTAAAGATAAACTTGCCGGATTAACTTTGCCTCTGTGGACAGGTTTCTCATCCATTACTACCAACAACGGGACATTACAAAACAAAGGTTTGGAGTTGCAGGTAAATGCAGATGTTATAAAAACCAATGATTTTAGATGGAACCTTGGTGTAACCTACTATTCTGTAAAAAATTACGCAAAATCGCTTCCTGAAAATGGCGTTGAAAACAATCGTCAGGGAGGTACTGAAATTTACGATCCTAAAACCGGAGGAACGATGTATGTTGGAGGCCTTCAGGAAGGAGAAAGAGTAGGACTTGATGTGATTACTGCATACGTATTTGATGGCGTTTATCAAACCCAGGCCGACATAGATGAACATGAGGGAAGACTTGTCGAATTTGCCACACAAAAAGATGTTCGATTTTTAGGTGACACGCGCTGGAAAGACCTCAACGGGGATAATGTTATTAATTACCTCGACCGTGTTGTAATTGGCAGAAGAACACCTGATTTTACGGGCGGTTTTACAACTGAACTCGCATATAAAAATTTCAGTTTATTTATGAAATCGGACTTTGCAATTGGCCATAATATAATCAATGGTCGCCGTGTAAAAGGTATTGCTCAAACACAGGGTAACCAGAATGGTCCTATTGAAATTGCTGATTCATGGACAACGGAAAATCCAACTTCGAACATACCAATTTTCACACTTGTCGATCGCCAAAGAAACCACCTCGCAGCAGGTGGCGACCAGGGGTCAATGACAAGCAGTAGCTCACGCATGTGGGAAAAGGGTGACTACCTGGCTCTAAGAGAAGTAACCTTGAGTTACGATTTAGATGGGAAAATTGCTAACAATGTTTTCCAAAATGTTAGGCTATACCTAAGTGGCTCTAACCTGGCTATTTTTAATGGTTTCTCAGGTAGTTCTTCAGAAGAATCATCATCAGGTATCGATTCCGGAAGATTCCCACTTCCCCGAACCTATACTCTTGGATTAAATGTAACTTTTTAA
- a CDS encoding RagB/SusD family nutrient uptake outer membrane protein, with amino-acid sequence MKKYILLFISTVFLMSCELDMKPESDLTYNGFWDTEEAVQAAHVGIYANYRNYTFTQWQMGEVRSDIWGGNTFANSPNDVDLMANNISSTLVYFSNWANFYGLLHYINDFIQNAPNVEFDNEMEKNHMMGQVYGLRAQVYYTMLKAWGDVPVNTEPLLDVDLEALKKPRSPKSEVMQQIKSDIAQSLEYFGDDNSLWLGKQIYWSKAATLALKGDAYIWSGKVLGGGNNDFTEAKAALQQITGFELVDFNNLWGQSNENNNEFIFTVDYQQDQASNFYGNLFTTRAVDLAPLYDEEGGSMSSFVINGLSRYGASEKTLLLLDDTLDLRRNTFIRIYDDGNVHIPYQAENPNYQGALLNKFLGVIGTDGTRWDYNNVPVYRYADVLLLLAEAKNNLGEDPSTEINAVRSRAYAENFVGHEFSSGSTEENTKAILDERYKEFVGEGKRWWDLVRAGGTFVFDEVASLDASEAYKIYYSISESMLANDSELTQTEGY; translated from the coding sequence ATGAAAAAATATATTCTATTATTTATATCAACTGTATTTCTGATGTCCTGTGAACTGGACATGAAACCAGAAAGTGATTTAACTTACAACGGATTCTGGGATACCGAAGAAGCCGTGCAGGCAGCGCATGTAGGAATTTACGCAAATTACCGTAACTACACGTTCACACAATGGCAAATGGGTGAAGTTCGTTCTGACATTTGGGGAGGAAATACTTTTGCAAACTCTCCAAACGATGTTGACCTAATGGCAAATAACATTAGTTCCACCCTGGTATATTTTTCGAATTGGGCCAATTTTTATGGATTACTACATTACATCAATGATTTTATTCAAAACGCTCCAAACGTTGAATTTGATAATGAAATGGAGAAAAATCACATGATGGGACAGGTTTATGGTTTGCGTGCTCAGGTATATTACACCATGCTAAAAGCCTGGGGCGATGTTCCTGTTAACACCGAACCTCTTCTGGATGTGGATTTGGAAGCTCTAAAAAAGCCACGTTCACCTAAAAGTGAAGTAATGCAACAAATAAAAAGTGACATTGCCCAATCATTGGAATACTTTGGCGATGACAACAGCCTTTGGTTGGGAAAACAAATCTACTGGTCGAAAGCTGCCACATTGGCTTTGAAAGGTGATGCCTATATTTGGTCGGGTAAAGTTCTTGGAGGCGGAAATAATGATTTTACCGAAGCAAAAGCCGCTCTTCAACAGATTACCGGTTTCGAACTTGTTGATTTTAATAACTTATGGGGACAAAGTAATGAAAACAACAATGAATTTATTTTCACTGTTGACTATCAACAAGATCAGGCAAGTAATTTTTATGGAAACCTTTTTACAACCAGAGCAGTCGATTTAGCTCCATTGTATGATGAAGAAGGTGGTTCAATGAGTAGTTTCGTGATTAACGGCTTAAGTCGTTATGGTGCCTCAGAAAAGACACTGCTGCTTCTGGATGATACTTTAGATCTGCGCCGCAACACCTTTATTCGCATCTATGATGATGGCAATGTACATATTCCATATCAAGCTGAAAATCCGAATTACCAGGGTGCACTGCTAAACAAATTTCTTGGAGTGATTGGAACTGACGGCACGCGTTGGGATTACAACAATGTTCCTGTTTATCGGTATGCTGATGTGTTGCTACTCCTCGCCGAAGCAAAGAATAACCTGGGCGAAGACCCTTCTACCGAAATAAATGCGGTTAGATCCCGTGCCTATGCTGAAAACTTTGTTGGACACGAATTTTCGAGCGGTAGTACCGAAGAAAATACAAAAGCAATTCTTGATGAAAGGTATAAAGAGTTTGTTGGAGAAGGTAAAAGATGGTGGGATCTGGTTAGAGCCGGAGGTACTTTTGTGTTTGACGAAGTTGCATCACTGGACGCATCAGAGGCCTATAAAATCTACTACTCAATTTCGGAGAGTATGTTAGCCAACGATTCGGAATTAACACAAACAGAAGGATACTAA
- a CDS encoding exo-alpha-sialidase gives MKKLIVILLIFMQLTSVGGCRKESVVAETNSAPIEIQVQINHVPVFIQHETNEIATITIKKAENDRTQKLTGITFHFSDSNVQNVIKSIHLLNTAPDNNEQSSHFIGETSEIKKVTTISLDQNISGLTSSFFISLTAKKNANIEAQIQIEEVILEFDNLTEQSVQPNKHTIKLAHVVRQQGQDNCDTYRIPGIVTTNEGSLIAVYDVRYNNSKDLQEDIDIGMSRSTDGGQTWEPMKIIMDMGEWGGRAQKLNGIGDPCVLYDNQTKTLWVAALWMSGATSNDMLWWASSPGMKPEVTGQFMLAKSTDDGLTWSAPINITEQIKNPAWQLLLQGPGRGICMNDGTLVFPAQFKADIGEKALDGGQYTCHSTIVYSKDQGQTWHIGTGAKTNTTEAQVVELQDGSLMLNMRDDRNRKDKGDTNGRAVAVSKDMGATWEVHPSSNHALPESNCMASIIEAKVEINGSSKNVLFFSNPNNKYERWNMTIKASIDNGLTWPDEYQIELNANKGYGYSCMTMIDNQTIGILYEGVKELYFQKIAVSDILGNK, from the coding sequence ATGAAAAAACTTATTGTTATACTGCTAATTTTCATGCAACTAACATCGGTCGGAGGTTGCAGAAAGGAGTCTGTAGTTGCTGAAACAAACTCAGCTCCAATTGAAATTCAGGTTCAAATCAACCATGTACCTGTATTTATCCAGCATGAAACAAATGAGATCGCAACCATAACCATTAAAAAAGCTGAGAACGATCGGACTCAGAAGTTAACCGGGATTACTTTTCATTTTTCAGATTCCAATGTGCAAAATGTTATTAAAAGCATACATCTTTTAAATACCGCTCCCGACAATAATGAGCAGTCTTCGCATTTCATCGGAGAAACATCTGAGATAAAAAAAGTGACTACCATAAGTTTGGATCAAAACATATCGGGTCTAACTAGTTCATTCTTCATCTCCCTAACTGCCAAAAAGAATGCAAATATTGAAGCTCAGATTCAAATTGAAGAGGTTATTCTGGAATTCGACAATCTTACCGAACAATCAGTTCAACCAAACAAGCATACCATCAAACTGGCGCATGTTGTTCGTCAACAAGGCCAGGATAACTGCGATACATATCGAATCCCAGGCATAGTAACTACAAATGAAGGCTCTCTGATAGCGGTTTACGATGTTCGCTATAACAACAGCAAAGATTTACAGGAAGACATAGACATTGGTATGAGTCGTAGTACTGATGGCGGACAAACATGGGAGCCGATGAAAATAATTATGGACATGGGCGAATGGGGAGGCCGGGCTCAGAAATTAAACGGTATTGGCGACCCCTGTGTACTGTACGATAACCAAACAAAAACACTGTGGGTTGCTGCTTTGTGGATGAGCGGAGCCACTTCGAATGACATGTTGTGGTGGGCTTCAAGTCCGGGAATGAAACCCGAAGTAACCGGCCAGTTTATGTTGGCAAAAAGCACCGATGATGGATTAACATGGTCGGCCCCAATAAACATTACAGAACAGATTAAAAATCCAGCCTGGCAATTGCTTCTGCAGGGTCCGGGAAGAGGAATTTGTATGAATGACGGAACGCTTGTTTTCCCGGCGCAATTTAAAGCGGATATTGGCGAAAAAGCATTGGATGGCGGTCAATATACCTGTCACTCTACAATCGTTTACAGCAAAGACCAAGGCCAGACATGGCACATCGGAACCGGGGCAAAAACAAATACAACTGAAGCTCAGGTTGTAGAATTACAGGACGGTAGTCTTATGCTGAATATGAGAGATGACCGGAACAGAAAAGACAAGGGAGATACAAACGGAAGAGCAGTTGCTGTTAGCAAAGACATGGGAGCCACCTGGGAAGTACATCCTTCCTCAAATCATGCTTTACCCGAATCGAATTGTATGGCGAGTATCATCGAAGCAAAAGTTGAAATTAATGGTAGTTCGAAAAATGTACTGTTTTTTTCAAATCCAAATAATAAATACGAACGATGGAACATGACCATAAAAGCAAGTATTGATAATGGCCTGACCTGGCCGGATGAATACCAGATTGAATTAAATGCAAATAAAGGTTATGGCTACTCTTGCATGACAATGATTGACAACCAGACTATCGGTATTTTATACGAAGGAGTGAAAGAACTTTACTTTCAGAAAATTGCAGTTTCCGATATTCTGGGAAATAAATAA